The Microbacterium luteum genome includes a region encoding these proteins:
- a CDS encoding MaoC family dehydratase → MDAADARSSHPPSDHVVEQRGLYADELVVGARYRHRPGRTATETDNTLFSALTMNAQALHLDAAYAATQPFGERLVNSMWTLATMVGASVTQITQGTLVAQLGLTDVTFPAPLHHGDTLYTETEILAVRPSASRPGQGVVTMRHTGRNQRDDVVATATRTALMWFAPYSEGES, encoded by the coding sequence ATGGATGCCGCCGACGCTCGTTCCTCCCACCCGCCGTCCGACCACGTGGTCGAGCAGCGCGGTCTCTACGCCGACGAGCTCGTGGTCGGCGCCCGATATCGTCACCGACCGGGTCGGACCGCGACCGAGACCGACAACACCCTCTTCTCCGCTCTGACGATGAACGCTCAGGCGCTGCACCTGGATGCCGCCTACGCTGCGACGCAGCCGTTCGGCGAGCGGCTGGTCAATTCGATGTGGACCCTCGCCACGATGGTGGGGGCCTCGGTGACCCAGATCACGCAGGGCACGCTCGTCGCGCAGCTCGGACTCACCGACGTCACGTTTCCGGCCCCGCTGCACCACGGTGACACGCTCTACACCGAGACGGAGATCCTCGCGGTCAGACCATCCGCGTCGCGGCCGGGACAGGGCGTGGTGACGATGCGTCACACCGGACGCAACCAGCGCGACGACGTGGTCGCCACGGCGACGCGCACGGCACTGATGTGGTTCGCACCCTATTCGGAAGGGGAGTCATGA
- a CDS encoding acyl-CoA dehydrogenase family protein, with translation MEHHGLSDEERELARLVREFAEDVVAPQSYEADRTRTLSMDVVAQMGELGLFGLPFPEDVGGQGGDLFALCLAVEALARVDQSIAITLEAAVSLGAMPVHRFGSEEQRQELLPDLVAGRALAGFGLTEPEAGSDAGATRTTARLEGDEWVIDGAKQFITNSGTPITRFVTVTAVTGERDGRKEISTLIVPSGTPGFTVGPAYDKVGWHASDTHPLAFEGVRVPEQNLLGERGRGFAAFLNILDEGRIAIAALATGAAEGCLEEAIAYARQRVVFGERLASRQSIQFTIARMQARVHTARLAWHHAARLCGAGRPFTAEAAIAKLTAGEAAMDNARDATQIFGGNGFMNEFPVARHYRDAKILEIGEGTTEVQLLVISRALGLAG, from the coding sequence ATGGAACATCACGGGTTGAGCGACGAGGAGCGCGAGCTCGCACGGTTGGTGCGGGAGTTCGCCGAGGACGTCGTTGCACCCCAGTCCTACGAGGCGGACCGCACCCGGACGCTGTCCATGGACGTGGTCGCGCAGATGGGCGAGCTCGGCCTGTTCGGACTGCCGTTCCCCGAGGACGTCGGCGGCCAGGGCGGCGACCTCTTCGCGCTGTGCCTGGCGGTGGAGGCCCTCGCGCGCGTCGACCAGTCCATCGCCATCACCCTCGAGGCGGCGGTGAGCCTGGGTGCGATGCCCGTGCACCGCTTCGGCTCGGAGGAGCAGCGACAGGAACTGCTGCCCGACCTCGTCGCGGGGCGAGCTCTGGCCGGGTTCGGCCTGACCGAACCCGAGGCGGGATCCGACGCGGGCGCCACGCGCACCACGGCTCGCCTCGAGGGTGACGAGTGGGTCATCGACGGCGCAAAGCAGTTCATCACGAACTCCGGCACGCCGATCACGCGTTTCGTCACGGTGACCGCCGTCACGGGTGAGCGCGACGGGCGCAAGGAGATCTCGACGCTCATCGTGCCCAGCGGAACGCCGGGATTCACCGTCGGACCGGCTTACGACAAAGTGGGTTGGCATGCTTCCGACACGCACCCGCTCGCCTTCGAGGGGGTGCGTGTGCCGGAGCAGAACCTGCTGGGAGAGCGCGGACGCGGGTTCGCCGCCTTCCTGAACATCCTCGACGAGGGGCGGATCGCGATCGCGGCGCTGGCCACCGGGGCCGCCGAAGGGTGCCTGGAGGAGGCGATCGCGTACGCGCGCCAGCGCGTGGTGTTCGGAGAGCGTCTGGCCTCGCGTCAGAGCATCCAGTTCACCATCGCGCGCATGCAGGCGCGCGTGCACACCGCGCGCCTGGCATGGCACCACGCGGCCCGGCTGTGCGGCGCGGGTCGGCCGTTCACGGCCGAGGCGGCGATCGCGAAGCTCACCGCCGGGGAGGCGGCGATGGACAACGCCCGCGACGCGACGCAGATCTTCGGGGGCAACGGCTTCATGAACGAGTTCCCCGTCGCGCGGCACTACCGCGACGCGAAGATCCTCGAGATCGGCGAGGGCACCACCGAGGTGCAGTTGCTGGTGATCTCGCGGGCGCTCGGACTCGCGGGGTAG